The DNA region aatttataataatacactGATTGATTGTTCTTTTCTGAGATGAGTTTGGCTGCTCTGTTCACTGAAAAGCCAGTAATTCCGTCTGAGAAGATTTGAACTGTTGGGGCAACACTAGTCTTTTCGATGGGTTTGTCGCTAAAATAGAACGATTTGAGAGATTTACTGATAATTTTGGAGTTGTCTGTTCCTCTTTCATAAATCAAAGCAATTGGTGCAATTGTTTCAAAGTTGTTGTTTAGTTCGTTCCTTAGggtatcattatttaaaacaccTGCAATAAAATcagaactaaaaaattatttcaactttAACTATAATAACTAAATCACGTACAGAACGCTTTACAGGCATGTTCTTCTGTGGTTACTCCAGTAAGGAATGGTACTTTGGCAAATTGGCCGTTTTGAACTAATTGAATAGGATGACCGGTGAGGAAGCGTTCTTGGCCAAATTCTCCTTCAATTACTGGTAACCATGGTGCAAAAGGTTCTTGGAAAAACTCCTAAtatgcaaaatataaaatttacataaaatacaatattgcaACAACTTACTTTGAACTGAGGATAAGTATCACTGATTTCTGAATAGGTTTTGCCCCTAAGACACTTAACAATATTTGCAGAGGTATCTTCAGGACAACCTAACAATTTAGCTTGTTTCTTAGCCAAATCCATTTGATTATGAGGTACAGGCCAGTTTCCTAAACTGGAACCACTCATGGCGATTGCCTTATGGAATAAAGTTTGCGACTGCGGTGATACCAAATGTAGAGTTACCGCAACAGCACCGAAATCATAACCCATGATAGTTACACAGTTAGGATCACCTCCAAACGAAGCAATGTTGTCTCTCACCCATTTCAAAAGCAGTACTTGATCTTTAAGACCTACGTTTCCCGGTGCTTCTTTGTCTCCCGTACTCAAAAAGCCtgcatttgtatatttttaattcgttaTCCTTAATTGTTATGTAATTTTACCTAAGGTTCCGATGCGGTAGTTAAAGGTGACCAAAACGATTTCTTGGTCCAGTAAATAGTGTGGGCCGACCCAGTTA from Aethina tumida isolate Nest 87 chromosome 1, icAetTumi1.1, whole genome shotgun sequence includes:
- the LOC109601564 gene encoding esterase E4, which gives rise to MLRQLVLILYLGFAISFPDGNIPNKNAEQPIITTPLGQIQGTIIASRLGKQIYSFRGIRYAKAPVNELRFQPPVAVEKWDGVLNATLDGPLCPQPTDQPISEDCLFVNVYSPKIPKGSEKPSQPVLVYIHGAGYKTNGGASNWVGPHYLLDQEIVLVTFNYRIGTLGFLSTGDKEAPGNVGLKDQVLLLKWVRDNIASFGGDPNCVTIMGYDFGAVAVTLHLVSPQSQTLFHKAIAMSGSSLGNWPVPHNQMDLAKKQAKLLGCPEDTSANIVKCLRGKTYSEISDTYPQFKEFFQEPFAPWLPVIEGEFGQERFLTGHPIQLVQNGQFAKVPFLTGVTTEEHACKAFCVLNNDTLRNELNNNFETIAPIALIYERGTDNSKIISKSLKSFYFSDKPIEKTSVAPTVQIFSDGITGFSVNRAAKLISEKNNQSVYYYKFNYAGRNSHFYTPQSNKTEPFGVVHNDDLMYLFYIEKLFPFFKDTTPNDAEMVQKMTTLWANFVKTGNPIPAPTEKLDNVKWEPFTTKTQKYMDIANKLVLNEKLNEKRYAEWEKLFPLAQYGKNKASG